The following are from one region of the Microbacterium sp. BK668 genome:
- a CDS encoding ABC transporter ATP-binding protein produces the protein MTPPSTPAPRLAARGLAAGYPGRRVIEGLDLEIAPGRMTMIIGANACGKSTLLSVLARVNAPLDGRVELDGTDVATMGRRTFAQKVGLLPQHPSAPDGLTVAELVSRGRHPHRGVFQRWNAADTARVAEAMARTGVAELADRPVGDLSGGQRQRVWIAMALAQDPRILLLDEPTTFLDLSHQIEVLDLLRELNRTDGTTIVVVLHELNLAARYADDLVVMSHGRIVAHGAATDVLTAEVVSTAFSLDALVIPDPLTRTPLVVPVPGGSHVVPDEE, from the coding sequence GTGACCCCGCCGTCGACTCCCGCCCCGCGGCTGGCGGCGCGGGGCCTGGCCGCCGGATATCCCGGACGCCGCGTCATCGAAGGACTCGACCTCGAGATCGCGCCGGGCCGCATGACGATGATCATCGGAGCCAACGCGTGCGGCAAGTCCACTCTGCTGAGCGTGCTGGCGCGGGTGAACGCGCCGCTGGACGGGCGCGTCGAGCTGGATGGGACGGATGTCGCGACCATGGGTCGTCGGACGTTCGCACAGAAGGTCGGACTGCTGCCGCAGCATCCGTCCGCTCCCGACGGCCTCACCGTCGCCGAGCTCGTCTCGCGCGGCCGGCATCCGCACCGCGGCGTCTTCCAGCGGTGGAACGCCGCCGACACCGCGCGGGTCGCCGAGGCGATGGCGCGGACGGGTGTCGCGGAGCTCGCCGACCGCCCCGTGGGCGACCTGTCGGGCGGACAGCGCCAGCGCGTGTGGATCGCGATGGCCCTTGCGCAGGATCCTCGCATCCTCCTGCTCGACGAGCCGACCACCTTCCTCGACCTCAGCCACCAGATCGAGGTGCTCGATCTGCTGCGCGAGCTCAACCGCACCGACGGCACGACGATCGTCGTCGTGCTCCACGAGCTTAACCTCGCCGCTCGTTACGCCGACGATCTCGTCGTCATGTCGCACGGCCGCATCGTCGCTCACGGCGCCGCAACCGACGTGCTGACGGCCGAGGTCGTCTCCACAGCGTTCTCCCTCGACGCGCTGGTGATCCCCGATCCCCTGACCCGGACCCCCCTGGTCGTTCCCGTCCCCGGCGGCTCGCACGTCGTCCCGGACGAGGAATGA
- a CDS encoding iron ABC transporter permease encodes MSATLVAERDAAAGVQFVRHRVRRRRAVVAAAAGALLVVLVAVSLSVGDYALTPSDLWRTVWGSGSRVEEYVVFDLRAPRVAMAVLVGASLGVAGALLQSLLSNALASPDLLGISGGAGAAAVFGILVLGVGGPWVALLAFAGGLVVAGFLLLAGHRRADGDYRLIIAGVGVSFLCLAVTNYLLVRAQVELAQSALVWLTGSLASTPWWNALVVLAVGVVAVPGVIACARWLPLTQLGAGTAVSLGVRPAVVRVTAVVVAVLLTATSTAFVGPISFIALCAPAIARPLLGHGALGIGTSAAVGAVLLVSADLVAQYALPGVSLPVGVVTGALGSIFLLWLLATSKGRQL; translated from the coding sequence GTGAGCGCGACGCTCGTGGCGGAGAGGGATGCTGCGGCCGGCGTCCAGTTCGTGCGCCACCGTGTCCGCCGCCGCCGCGCGGTGGTCGCTGCCGCAGCGGGCGCCCTGCTCGTCGTCCTCGTCGCCGTCTCGCTGTCGGTGGGCGACTACGCCCTCACGCCGTCCGACCTGTGGCGTACGGTGTGGGGCAGCGGCTCCCGGGTCGAGGAGTACGTCGTGTTCGACCTCCGCGCTCCGCGGGTCGCGATGGCCGTGCTCGTGGGGGCCTCGCTCGGTGTGGCCGGCGCGCTCCTCCAATCCCTCCTGTCCAACGCGCTGGCCAGTCCCGACCTGCTCGGCATCAGCGGGGGAGCGGGTGCCGCCGCCGTCTTCGGGATCCTCGTGCTCGGCGTCGGTGGACCGTGGGTCGCGCTCCTCGCCTTCGCGGGAGGGCTCGTCGTGGCGGGCTTCCTGCTCCTGGCCGGGCACCGCCGCGCCGATGGCGACTACCGGCTCATCATCGCCGGGGTTGGCGTGTCGTTCCTCTGCCTCGCGGTCACGAACTATCTCCTGGTCAGAGCGCAGGTCGAGCTCGCGCAGTCGGCCCTCGTCTGGCTGACCGGCAGTCTGGCGTCGACGCCGTGGTGGAACGCCCTGGTGGTGCTGGCCGTCGGCGTGGTCGCCGTCCCCGGCGTCATCGCCTGCGCCCGCTGGCTGCCGCTGACGCAGCTCGGGGCCGGCACGGCGGTCTCGCTCGGCGTTCGCCCCGCCGTCGTGCGCGTGACCGCGGTCGTCGTGGCGGTGCTCCTCACGGCCACCTCGACGGCATTCGTGGGACCCATCTCGTTCATCGCGCTGTGCGCCCCCGCGATCGCGCGGCCCCTCCTCGGTCACGGCGCCCTCGGCATCGGCACGAGCGCCGCCGTGGGCGCCGTACTGCTGGTGTCGGCCGACCTCGTCGCGCAGTACGCGCTCCCGGGGGTCTCGCTTCCGGTAGGCGTCGTCACGGGGGCGCTCGGATCGATCTTCCTGCTCTGGCTGCTCGCGACGTCGAAAGGACGACAGCTGTGA
- a CDS encoding iron chelate uptake ABC transporter family permease subunit, which translates to MNGTARTRRARLVLVLVVVLLVGAVVLSLGVGARPIPPATVLHALLAPEAANADHTVVLTQRVPRTLIGLLAGAALALAGTVMQGLTRNPLADPGLLGVNSGAAVAVLGAIVLLGIAAPAGFVWFAFAGAAVAAAVVAVIGSRGPDGANPAKLALTGAAVTAGLTAVTLLVLTTNRAALDVYRYWSVGGLTARGVDTVAVVAGPILLGIVLAATCARGLDLLALGEDTATGLGHDVARTRTVGIVATILLCGGATAIAGPIVFLGLLVPHALRGLVGSDYRWLLLIGAPAGALVLLVSDVLGRVIALPGEVQAGLVVAFVGAPVLISLVLRRRQVVL; encoded by the coding sequence ATGAACGGCACCGCCCGCACCCGACGGGCGCGTCTCGTGCTGGTCCTGGTCGTGGTGCTCCTCGTGGGAGCCGTCGTGCTGAGCCTCGGCGTGGGTGCTCGTCCCATCCCGCCCGCCACCGTGCTCCATGCCCTGCTCGCCCCCGAGGCGGCGAACGCCGACCACACGGTCGTCCTCACCCAGCGCGTCCCCCGGACCCTCATCGGCCTTCTCGCGGGGGCGGCGCTCGCCCTGGCCGGAACGGTCATGCAGGGTCTCACGCGCAACCCCCTCGCCGATCCCGGACTCCTCGGAGTCAACTCCGGCGCCGCGGTCGCCGTGCTGGGCGCGATCGTGCTGCTCGGGATAGCGGCGCCCGCCGGGTTCGTGTGGTTCGCGTTCGCGGGTGCCGCTGTCGCGGCAGCCGTCGTCGCGGTCATCGGGTCGCGCGGTCCCGACGGGGCGAACCCCGCCAAGCTCGCCCTCACGGGTGCCGCCGTCACGGCGGGGCTCACCGCCGTGACGCTCCTCGTGCTCACGACCAACCGGGCCGCGCTCGACGTCTATCGCTATTGGTCCGTCGGGGGACTCACCGCGCGCGGCGTCGACACCGTCGCCGTCGTGGCCGGCCCGATCCTCCTCGGAATCGTGCTCGCGGCCACGTGCGCCCGCGGGCTGGACCTGCTCGCCCTCGGCGAGGACACAGCGACGGGTCTGGGGCACGACGTCGCCCGGACGAGGACTGTCGGGATCGTCGCGACGATCCTGCTGTGCGGGGGTGCGACGGCGATCGCGGGCCCGATCGTCTTCCTCGGGCTCCTCGTCCCGCACGCGCTGCGCGGCCTCGTCGGATCCGACTACCGCTGGCTCCTCCTCATCGGTGCGCCCGCCGGAGCCCTCGTGCTGCTCGTCTCCGACGTGCTCGGCCGGGTGATCGCCCTCCCCGGCGAGGTGCAGGCGGGCCTCGTCGTCGCCTTCGTCGGCGCGCCCGTGCTGATCTCCCTCGTCCTGCGACGCCGGCAGGTGGTCCTGTGA
- a CDS encoding siderophore-interacting protein, with protein sequence MPSTSTAVRPAYRPYVADVARVERLSPHFVRVTFTADEFEHFGTARLDQRVKLVLPHADGTFSDIGQHEAAGDWYDRWRALPHGERNVFRTYTVRRVDPEGRELDVDFVTHHDAGPAGAWADAARAGQSLVVVGPDARSPYADTGFDWHPGTARRVLLAGDETAVPGIAGILESLGPAYDADVFIEVPTAADRLDLVHGPRVRVTWLAREDRPHGAALIEALTAWTRANTQLLKLAAAPRRQELDDIDVDLELLWDSPEDGDGEFYAWIAGEAATVKTLRRLLVSGHGVDRKRVAFMGYWRLGQAERIE encoded by the coding sequence ATGCCTTCGACTTCGACCGCTGTCCGGCCTGCCTACCGCCCCTACGTGGCGGACGTCGCCCGCGTCGAACGTCTGAGCCCGCACTTCGTGCGCGTGACCTTCACCGCCGACGAGTTCGAGCACTTCGGGACTGCGCGGCTCGATCAGCGCGTCAAGCTGGTCCTCCCGCACGCCGACGGCACGTTCTCCGACATCGGGCAGCACGAGGCCGCCGGCGACTGGTACGACCGCTGGCGGGCGCTGCCGCACGGCGAGCGCAACGTCTTCCGCACCTACACGGTCCGTCGCGTCGACCCCGAGGGTCGAGAGCTCGACGTGGACTTCGTCACGCACCACGACGCGGGGCCCGCGGGAGCCTGGGCGGACGCCGCCCGCGCGGGGCAGAGCCTCGTCGTCGTGGGGCCGGACGCGCGCAGCCCATACGCCGACACCGGCTTCGACTGGCACCCGGGCACCGCGCGCCGCGTGCTGCTCGCCGGAGACGAGACCGCCGTGCCCGGGATCGCCGGCATCCTCGAGTCTCTCGGCCCCGCCTACGACGCCGACGTCTTCATCGAGGTGCCCACGGCGGCCGATCGGCTCGACCTCGTGCACGGGCCACGCGTCCGGGTGACGTGGCTCGCTCGCGAGGATCGCCCGCACGGGGCGGCGCTGATCGAGGCGCTCACCGCCTGGACCCGCGCCAACACGCAGCTGCTGAAGCTGGCCGCCGCTCCGCGCCGTCAGGAGCTCGACGACATCGACGTGGACCTGGAGCTTCTCTGGGACAGCCCCGAAGACGGAGACGGCGAGTTCTACGCCTGGATCGCGGGCGAGGCCGCGACCGTCAAGACGCTCCGCCGGCTGCTCGTGTCGGGCCACGGCGTCGACCGCAAGCGCGTCGCGTTCATGGGGTATTGGCGCCTGGGTCAGGCGGAACGCATCGAATGA
- a CDS encoding MFS transporter, which produces MSADVDRRASVWDGRYLWVTVGAVALIFLAAMQSLAVTTVMPVVSDDLDGAALYAVAFSGTLATSVIGMVAVGAWSDRSGPVWPLTTSVLLFVAGLVVAGLAASMEVLVAGRLIQGLGTGGQTVALYVVVARVYPPELHGRVFAAFSAAWVVPSLIGPFLAGAVTEYLHWRWVFLGVAALTLLAFAMVAVRLWGLPLETEHPSVARIGPRLACAVLVAIGALGLSLAGELGGYAWTAVAASVVVLVLASRPLLPRRTLVAARGLPSVVLMRGLVAGALFGAEIYVPYLLIDAYGFSPTWAGLGLTAAAIAWAVAADVQGRFGNRIGNARISILGTAQLGTAALLAALTAGLQLSPAVLIAGWALAGSGMGLMYPRLTVLTLAYSTPQNQGFNSSALSISDSIGAAGSIAVMGLVFTTLAGTDAAFPAVFAIALVLAAVSLVPGLRLGHAHEKSH; this is translated from the coding sequence GTGAGCGCGGACGTCGATCGCCGCGCATCCGTCTGGGATGGACGCTACCTCTGGGTGACGGTCGGCGCGGTCGCGCTGATCTTCCTCGCGGCGATGCAGTCGCTCGCCGTCACGACGGTCATGCCCGTCGTGAGCGACGACCTCGACGGGGCCGCGCTCTACGCCGTCGCCTTCTCGGGCACTCTCGCGACGAGCGTCATCGGCATGGTCGCGGTGGGCGCGTGGAGCGACCGCTCCGGTCCCGTCTGGCCCCTCACGACCTCCGTGCTCCTCTTCGTGGCGGGGCTCGTCGTCGCGGGTCTCGCCGCGTCCATGGAGGTGCTCGTCGCGGGCCGCCTCATCCAGGGCCTCGGGACCGGCGGCCAGACGGTCGCGCTCTACGTCGTCGTGGCGCGCGTGTACCCGCCCGAGCTGCACGGCCGCGTCTTCGCGGCGTTCTCGGCGGCGTGGGTCGTGCCCTCGCTCATCGGGCCGTTCCTCGCGGGCGCCGTGACGGAGTACCTGCACTGGCGGTGGGTTTTCCTCGGCGTCGCGGCCCTGACGCTCCTGGCGTTCGCGATGGTCGCGGTGCGGCTCTGGGGACTGCCGCTGGAGACCGAGCATCCGTCCGTGGCGCGCATCGGCCCGCGGCTCGCGTGCGCCGTGCTCGTAGCAATCGGCGCGCTCGGCCTGAGCCTGGCCGGCGAGCTGGGCGGGTACGCATGGACTGCGGTCGCGGCATCCGTCGTCGTCCTCGTGCTCGCCTCGAGGCCGCTGCTGCCGCGCCGCACGCTCGTCGCCGCTCGCGGACTGCCGAGCGTCGTCCTGATGCGCGGGCTCGTCGCCGGGGCGCTGTTCGGCGCCGAGATCTACGTCCCGTACCTCCTGATCGACGCCTACGGCTTCTCGCCGACCTGGGCGGGACTGGGGCTGACCGCCGCGGCGATCGCGTGGGCCGTCGCCGCCGATGTCCAGGGTCGGTTCGGCAACCGGATCGGCAACGCGCGCATCTCGATCCTCGGCACCGCCCAGCTCGGGACGGCCGCGCTCCTGGCGGCGTTGACCGCAGGACTGCAGCTGTCCCCGGCCGTGCTCATCGCCGGATGGGCGCTGGCGGGCTCGGGCATGGGGCTCATGTATCCGCGGCTCACCGTGCTGACACTCGCCTACTCGACGCCGCAGAACCAGGGCTTCAACTCGTCGGCGCTGTCGATCTCGGACTCGATCGGGGCTGCGGGGTCGATCGCCGTGATGGGTCTCGTCTTCACGACGCTGGCGGGGACGGATGCTGCGTTCCCGGCCGTCTTCGCCATCGCCCTCGTTCTCGCCGCCGTCTCGCTCGTTCCCGGCCTCCGACTCGGTCACGCGCACGAGAAGTCTCACTGA
- a CDS encoding aminotransferase class I/II-fold pyridoxal phosphate-dependent enzyme yields MSAVPLQALPLDELRQRSSTKWRKYSDDVLPFFVAEMDYALAPAITRSLLRAVELGDTGYTPPEPGVREAFVGFAARRFGWEVDPQSVFWTGDVMMGVVEILRVVTEPGDRVVVTTPVYPPFFDTVEEAGAVVERVPLARTGTGWELDLVGIEAALEGGARAVLLCNPHNPTGTVHSRASLEALAELAAAFGAVVVSDEIHGPLAHGTRYTPFLAASESAARVGYAVTSASKTFNLAGLKCAVMIGGGPQQAQLLRALPCEVEWRTGLFGAMANVAAFSAESDAWLDSLLAALDQNRRLLADLLAEHLPRAEYRLPDAGFLAWVDVSAYGWGDNPATVLRRRARVAFHHGPLFGEEGKGFVRINFACSPDVLREGIERVAALVES; encoded by the coding sequence GTGAGTGCCGTCCCCCTGCAAGCCCTTCCTCTCGACGAGCTCCGGCAGCGGTCAAGCACCAAGTGGCGCAAGTACTCCGACGACGTCCTGCCGTTCTTCGTGGCCGAGATGGACTATGCGCTGGCGCCCGCCATCACGCGGTCGCTGCTGCGCGCGGTCGAGCTGGGCGACACCGGCTACACGCCGCCCGAGCCGGGGGTGCGCGAGGCGTTCGTCGGCTTCGCCGCGCGCCGGTTCGGCTGGGAGGTGGACCCGCAGTCGGTCTTCTGGACGGGTGACGTCATGATGGGCGTCGTCGAGATCCTCCGCGTCGTGACCGAGCCCGGCGACCGAGTGGTCGTGACGACTCCCGTCTACCCGCCCTTCTTCGACACGGTGGAGGAGGCCGGCGCCGTCGTCGAACGCGTGCCGCTCGCTCGCACCGGCACAGGCTGGGAGCTCGACCTGGTGGGCATCGAGGCGGCGCTCGAGGGCGGCGCGCGCGCCGTCCTCCTGTGCAATCCGCACAACCCGACGGGAACCGTGCACTCCCGCGCAAGCCTCGAGGCTCTCGCCGAGCTCGCGGCGGCCTTCGGCGCGGTCGTGGTCTCCGACGAGATCCACGGCCCGCTCGCCCACGGGACGCGGTACACGCCGTTCCTCGCCGCCTCCGAGAGCGCCGCGCGCGTGGGCTACGCCGTGACGAGCGCGAGCAAGACCTTCAATCTCGCGGGGCTGAAGTGCGCCGTCATGATCGGCGGGGGCCCGCAGCAGGCGCAGCTCCTGCGCGCCCTGCCCTGCGAGGTCGAGTGGCGCACGGGGCTCTTCGGCGCGATGGCCAACGTCGCCGCCTTCTCGGCCGAGAGCGACGCGTGGCTCGACAGCCTGCTGGCCGCCCTCGACCAGAACCGCCGGCTCCTCGCGGATCTTCTCGCGGAGCACCTGCCCCGCGCGGAATACCGCCTCCCGGATGCCGGTTTCCTCGCGTGGGTCGACGTCTCGGCGTACGGCTGGGGCGACAATCCCGCGACGGTCCTGCGGCGGAGGGCGCGCGTCGCGTTCCACCACGGTCCGCTGTTCGGCGAGGAGGGGAAGGGCTTCGTGCGCATCAACTTCGCGTGCTCGCCGGACGTGCTGCGCGAGGGGATCGAGCGGGTCGCCGCGCTCGTCGAGTCGTGA
- a CDS encoding metal-sulfur cluster assembly factor, whose translation MTATLTPEKFDEVTEALKDVMDPELGINVVDLGLIYDLAWDDENDALVIHMTLTSAGCPLTDVLEEQTAQALDDVVERFRINWVWMPPWGPERITDDGRDMMRALGFAI comes from the coding sequence ATGACCGCGACGCTCACGCCCGAGAAGTTCGACGAGGTCACCGAAGCGCTGAAAGACGTCATGGACCCGGAGCTCGGGATCAACGTCGTCGATCTCGGCCTGATCTACGACCTCGCATGGGATGACGAGAACGACGCTCTGGTCATCCACATGACCCTCACCTCCGCAGGCTGCCCGCTCACCGACGTCCTCGAGGAGCAGACCGCTCAGGCACTCGACGACGTCGTGGAGCGATTCCGCATCAACTGGGTGTGGATGCCGCCGTGGGGTCCCGAGCGGATCACCGACGACGGGCGCGACATGATGCGCGCGCTCGGCTTCGCGATCTGA
- the sufC gene encoding Fe-S cluster assembly ATPase SufC, which yields MSVLEIRDLHVTVETDEGTTPILNGVTLTVQTGQTHAIMGPNGSGKSTLAYTIAGHPKYSVTSGSITFDGEDVLAMTVDERARAGLFLAMQYPVEIPGVTVTNFLRTAKTAIDGEAPSIRTWTKDVKEAMKHLRMDGKFAQRNVNEGFSGGEKKRHEILQLELLKPKIAVLDETDSGLDVDALKIVSEGVNRAKGETNLGVLLITHYTRILRYIHPDFVHVMVAGRIVEEGGPELAERLENEGYDRFLAPLAEAASDAEA from the coding sequence ATGTCTGTCCTCGAGATCCGAGACCTCCACGTCACCGTCGAGACCGACGAGGGAACCACGCCGATCCTCAACGGCGTCACCCTCACCGTCCAGACCGGTCAGACGCACGCGATCATGGGCCCCAACGGCTCGGGCAAGTCCACGCTGGCCTACACGATCGCCGGTCACCCCAAGTACTCCGTCACGAGCGGCTCGATCACGTTCGACGGCGAGGACGTCCTTGCGATGACCGTCGACGAGCGCGCCCGCGCCGGGCTCTTCCTCGCGATGCAGTACCCCGTCGAGATCCCCGGCGTCACGGTCACGAACTTCCTCCGCACCGCGAAGACCGCGATCGACGGCGAAGCGCCGTCGATCCGCACGTGGACGAAGGACGTCAAGGAGGCGATGAAGCACCTCCGCATGGACGGCAAGTTCGCGCAGCGCAACGTCAACGAGGGCTTCTCGGGCGGCGAGAAGAAGCGCCACGAGATCCTCCAGCTCGAGCTGCTCAAGCCGAAGATCGCCGTCCTCGACGAGACCGACTCCGGCCTCGACGTCGACGCGCTCAAGATCGTGTCCGAGGGCGTCAACCGCGCCAAGGGCGAGACGAACCTGGGCGTGCTGCTCATCACCCACTACACGCGCATCCTCCGCTACATCCACCCCGACTTCGTGCACGTCATGGTCGCCGGGCGGATCGTCGAGGAGGGCGGGCCCGAGCTCGCCGAGCGTCTCGAGAACGAGGGCTACGACCGGTTCCTCGCGCCGCTCGCCGAGGCGGCCTCCGACGCCGAGGCGTAA
- a CDS encoding non-heme iron oxygenase ferredoxin subunit yields MSAVRICALSDLEQDAAQRFEVDGVPMAVVLDANGEVHAIGDTCTHGDISLAEGFVDGETLECWAHGSAFSLRTGKPLNLPAYEPVPVYAVTIEGDDVLVDPAVTKEVN; encoded by the coding sequence ATGAGCGCCGTCCGCATCTGCGCCCTGAGCGACCTCGAGCAGGACGCCGCGCAGCGCTTCGAGGTCGACGGCGTCCCGATGGCGGTCGTCCTCGACGCGAACGGCGAGGTCCACGCCATCGGCGACACCTGCACCCACGGCGACATCTCGCTCGCCGAAGGCTTCGTCGACGGCGAGACGCTCGAGTGCTGGGCCCACGGCTCGGCGTTCTCGCTGCGCACCGGCAAGCCCCTGAACCTCCCCGCGTACGAGCCGGTCCCGGTGTACGCCGTCACGATCGAGGGGGACGACGTGCTCGTCGACCCCGCCGTGACCAAAGAAGTGAACTGA
- the sufD gene encoding Fe-S cluster assembly protein SufD: protein MTTTTEAPVSESTDRVVPGSRAHSDGAGAFVPVQTRSERPSSFDPADFAVPTGREVNWRYTPIDRLAPLFQDAAGPSDVMQVDVQAPAGVEHSRLAPGAAPRGEIFRPEDLPSAIAWTQEPEAPLIRIPADAELAEPVVVNLTGTGGLAHAHVVVEAQANSRATVLFRHTGTTQHSQNVEILVRDGAKLTVISVQEWDDDALHLSAHQARVEKDGYLRHIVVSFGGGVVRVNPSIELAGAGSEAELYGLSYSDSGQHLESQVYLHHKGEHTKGDVLYKGALQGVGARSVWIGDVLIGPDAVGTDSYEANRNLVLTDGARADSVPNLEIETGDIQGAGHASATGRFDDEQLFYLQARGIREDEARRLVVIGFLAEIVQKIGIASLEQELAEAIERELAEGAAA, encoded by the coding sequence ATGACGACCACGACAGAGGCACCAGTGTCCGAATCGACTGACCGGGTGGTGCCGGGTTCCCGAGCGCACTCCGACGGCGCCGGCGCGTTCGTTCCCGTGCAGACCCGCTCCGAGCGTCCGAGCTCGTTCGACCCGGCCGACTTCGCCGTCCCGACCGGACGCGAGGTCAACTGGCGGTACACGCCGATCGACCGTCTCGCTCCGCTGTTCCAGGATGCCGCGGGCCCGAGCGATGTCATGCAGGTCGACGTGCAGGCGCCCGCCGGCGTCGAGCACTCGCGCCTCGCGCCCGGCGCGGCGCCGCGCGGCGAGATCTTCCGCCCGGAGGACCTCCCGAGCGCGATCGCCTGGACGCAGGAGCCGGAGGCGCCGCTCATCCGCATCCCCGCGGACGCCGAGCTCGCCGAGCCGGTCGTCGTGAACCTCACCGGCACGGGCGGTCTGGCGCACGCCCACGTCGTCGTCGAGGCCCAGGCGAACTCGCGGGCGACGGTGCTCTTCCGGCACACCGGCACAACTCAGCACTCGCAGAACGTCGAGATCCTCGTCCGCGACGGCGCGAAGCTGACCGTCATCTCCGTGCAGGAGTGGGACGACGACGCGCTGCACCTGTCCGCCCACCAGGCGCGGGTCGAGAAGGACGGTTACCTCCGGCACATCGTCGTGAGCTTCGGCGGCGGCGTCGTCCGCGTGAACCCCTCCATCGAGCTCGCGGGAGCCGGATCGGAAGCCGAGCTGTACGGCCTGTCCTACTCCGACTCCGGTCAGCACCTCGAGAGCCAGGTGTACCTCCACCACAAGGGCGAACACACCAAAGGCGACGTCCTGTACAAGGGCGCGCTGCAGGGGGTCGGCGCCCGCAGCGTGTGGATCGGCGACGTGCTCATCGGCCCGGACGCCGTGGGGACGGACTCGTACGAGGCGAACCGCAACCTGGTCCTCACCGACGGCGCCCGCGCCGACTCCGTCCCCAACCTCGAGATCGAGACGGGCGACATCCAGGGCGCGGGGCACGCCAGCGCGACGGGTCGCTTCGACGACGAGCAGCTGTTCTACCTGCAGGCGCGCGGCATCCGCGAGGACGAGGCGCGACGCCTCGTCGTGATCGGCTTCCTCGCCGAGATCGTCCAGAAGATCGGCATCGCCTCGCTCGAGCAGGAGCTCGCCGAGGCCATCGAGCGCGAGCTCGCCGAAGGGGCGGCCGCATGA